One Bacteroidales bacterium DNA segment encodes these proteins:
- a CDS encoding GlmU family protein: MNTILFGQFSRENLLPVTFTRPVSHIRIGILKIKEKWEHHLNKIVSCLSEDYIRAKFPVKVENDNLLINGSILPNKELIKEIKQLETGQLLIKDSVPVAAVIKGFRVDTVDFNIIKDFELIESETDFKQIQYPWDIFRMNGEEIEKDFKILTKGKTSEKLSKTVNAVEINNIFLEEGAKVEFATLNPKGGYIYIGKNAEIMEGSIVRGSMALCEDSVLKIGAKIYGPTTIGPYSKVGGEVNNSVILGYSNKGHDGFLGNSVIGEWCNLGADTNNSNLKNNYADVKLWNYGKKGFINSGLQFCGLIMGDHSKCGINTMFNTGTVVGVSANIFGSGFPRNFIPSFSWGGSSGFATYKLNKAFETARLVMERRGLELDEIEQAVLEEIFKQTKEFRTK; the protein is encoded by the coding sequence ATGAACACTATACTTTTCGGACAATTCAGCAGGGAGAACCTTTTACCCGTTACATTTACAAGGCCTGTAAGTCATATAAGAATCGGCATCTTAAAAATTAAAGAAAAATGGGAACATCATTTGAATAAAATTGTTTCATGTTTATCTGAAGATTATATCAGAGCAAAGTTTCCTGTAAAGGTTGAAAATGATAATTTATTGATAAACGGGTCAATTCTTCCGAATAAAGAATTGATTAAAGAAATAAAACAATTAGAAACAGGACAATTATTAATAAAGGATTCTGTCCCTGTTGCAGCTGTTATAAAAGGTTTCAGAGTAGATACCGTTGACTTTAATATTATTAAAGATTTTGAACTGATTGAATCTGAAACTGATTTTAAACAAATACAATATCCCTGGGATATCTTCAGGATGAACGGAGAGGAAATTGAGAAAGATTTTAAAATACTTACAAAAGGAAAAACATCTGAAAAGTTAAGCAAAACAGTAAATGCTGTTGAAATAAATAACATCTTTTTGGAAGAAGGTGCAAAAGTTGAATTTGCAACTTTAAATCCGAAAGGAGGTTATATTTATATCGGTAAAAATGCTGAAATTATGGAAGGTTCAATTGTCAGAGGTTCTATGGCATTATGCGAAGATTCGGTATTAAAAATAGGAGCAAAAATATACGGACCTACTACGATAGGACCTTATTCCAAAGTAGGAGGGGAGGTGAATAATTCTGTAATTTTAGGTTATTCAAATAAAGGGCATGACGGTTTTCTCGGAAATTCAGTAATAGGAGAGTGGTGCAACTTGGGAGCAGATACTAATAACTCAAATTTAAAAAATAATTATGCTGATGTTAAACTTTGGAATTACGGAAAGAAAGGTTTCATTAATTCAGGACTGCAATTTTGCGGTTTAATTATGGGCGACCATTCAAAATGCGGAATTAATACCATGTTTAATACCGGAACAGTAGTTGGCGTCAGTGCAAATATCTTCGGTTCCGGATTCCCGCGAAATTTTATACCGTCATTTTCATGGGGCGGATCATCCGGTTTTGCAACATATAAATTAAATAAAGCATTTGAAACAGCGAGATTGGTTATGGAACGACGCGGTTTGGAATTAGATGAAATTGAACAAGCTGTTTTGGAAGAAATTTTCAAACAAACTAAAGAATTCAGAACCAAATAA
- the nadE gene encoding NAD(+) synthase, protein MIQNYKAATDNIQNELKQYLINSKLKSLILGVSGGIDSALTAALARPVCDELGVTLFCRSITISTNKQDEIYRAKNVGETFGHDFKEVDLSETFDNIIPEIVEDFDIIDKEDFGFKIRQGNVKARMRMMYLYELAAKHKGMVLSTDNYTELLLGFWTLHGDVGDYGMLQNIWKTEVYAMSEYLVMNTEDPKMSIALDECIDAIPTDGLGITNSDLDQIGASSYQEVDQILIKYLKNPNNKDVLNHKVVQRKIASEFKRNNPFNIPREKITDVAYF, encoded by the coding sequence ATGATACAAAATTATAAAGCTGCAACAGATAATATTCAAAATGAATTAAAACAATATTTGATAAACAGTAAACTCAAATCATTGATATTAGGAGTTTCGGGAGGAATTGACAGTGCATTAACGGCAGCATTGGCTCGCCCTGTCTGCGATGAACTTGGAGTTACTTTATTTTGCAGAAGTATAACTATTTCAACCAATAAACAGGATGAGATTTATAGAGCAAAAAATGTTGGTGAAACTTTCGGACATGATTTTAAAGAAGTTGATCTTTCAGAAACATTTGATAACATTATTCCCGAAATTGTTGAAGATTTTGATATTATTGATAAAGAAGATTTCGGATTTAAAATCAGGCAAGGAAATGTAAAAGCCAGAATGCGAATGATGTATTTGTATGAATTAGCTGCAAAACATAAAGGTATGGTTTTATCAACAGATAACTATACGGAGTTATTGTTAGGTTTTTGGACCTTACACGGAGATGTGGGTGATTACGGTATGCTTCAAAATATTTGGAAAACAGAAGTTTATGCTATGTCTGAATACTTGGTAATGAACACAGAAGACCCGAAAATGTCAATTGCTTTAGACGAATGTATTGATGCCATACCGACTGACGGTTTAGGGATTACAAACAGTGATTTAGATCAAATAGGTGCTTCTTCTTATCAAGAAGTAGATCAAATATTGATTAAGTATTTAAAGAATCCTAATAATAAAGATGTATTAAATCATAAAGTTGTTCAACGAAAAATTGCTTCCGAATTTAAGCGTAATAATCCTTTTAATATTCCGAGAGAGAAGATTACTGATGTGGCTTATTTTTAG
- a CDS encoding Smr/MutS family protein, giving the protein MHAVSRYIDDAIVNQNSHLKILHGTGTGVLREVIRDYLRTQPIVKKYKDERIEAGGTGITLIELDI; this is encoded by the coding sequence TTGCATGCAGTTTCAAGATATATTGATGATGCAATTGTCAATCAAAACAGTCATTTAAAAATACTTCACGGTACAGGAACCGGGGTTTTAAGAGAAGTAATCAGAGATTACCTTCGAACACAACCAATAGTTAAGAAATACAAAGATGAAAGAATTGAAGCTGGCGGAACCGGGATTACGTTGATTGAGTTGGATATATAA
- a CDS encoding FAM83 family protein: MTKIYFSPGTDCLNAIVDTLRNAKRKAKICVFTISDNRIVDAVKEMQLNGVNIKIISDNDKRYDMGNDIDYIAKLGIDVKLDTTSAHMHHKFAVIDDTITITGSYNWTRSAETKNYENILITDSKDVAKAYGREFDKLWEVMEGI, from the coding sequence ATGACAAAAATATATTTCAGCCCCGGAACCGATTGCTTAAACGCTATTGTTGACACATTAAGAAATGCAAAGAGAAAAGCAAAAATCTGCGTTTTTACTATCAGTGATAATCGAATTGTGGATGCTGTAAAAGAGATGCAATTAAACGGAGTAAACATAAAGATTATTTCCGATAACGATAAGCGCTATGATATGGGCAACGATATTGATTATATTGCTAAGTTGGGAATAGATGTTAAATTGGATACTACTTCTGCCCACATGCACCATAAATTTGCAGTAATTGACGATACAATAACAATTACCGGAAGTTACAATTGGACTCGCAGTGCTGAAACAAAAAACTATGAAAACATCTTAATAACCGACAGTAAAGATGTTGCAAAAGCATACGGCAGGGAATTTGATAAGCTTTGGGAGGTGATGGAAGGAATATAA
- a CDS encoding type B 50S ribosomal protein L31 translates to MKKEIHPGNYRDVVFKDMSNEQITITKSTVNTSETIEVEGVEFPLIKMEISSSSHPFYTGQMKFVDSAGRVDKFNQRYKKKTK, encoded by the coding sequence ATGAAAAAAGAGATACATCCCGGTAATTACAGAGACGTTGTATTTAAGGACATGTCGAATGAACAAATTACAATTACAAAATCTACAGTTAATACTTCAGAAACTATAGAAGTTGAAGGTGTTGAATTTCCGCTTATTAAAATGGAGATATCAAGCAGTTCACATCCTTTCTACACAGGTCAAATGAAATTTGTTGATTCTGCAGGACGTGTTGATAAATTTAATCAACGTTATAAAAAGAAAACAAAGTAA
- a CDS encoding geranylgeranylglycerol-phosphate geranylgeranyltransferase, with translation MLLNILKLIRAKNLLIIAFTQYLMRYAVIFPMLESKGFESQFSDFNFFLLVLTTVILAAAGYVINDYFDTKTDLLNRPKTVVVGKHIKRRSAMTLHIVLNIVGIVLGFYISLQINLWKLVYIYVLITGLLWFYSSSYKKMFLIGNIIVAILTALVPLMTVLYEIPPLNAKYTEVLLRIGENFYDVFFWIMGFSVFAFITTLNREIIKDAEDFEGDNAYGSRSLPVVAGLKTTKAVTISVSFIIIILIIFSYFKYVFIPEVIDYISMIYIFILLIIPNLYLVYKIYKAKEKNDWKSAGNLSKLIMLFGVLYALVVWYNFYY, from the coding sequence ATGTTATTAAATATTCTTAAATTAATAAGAGCTAAAAATTTATTGATTATAGCATTTACCCAGTATTTAATGAGATACGCAGTAATTTTTCCGATGCTTGAATCCAAAGGTTTTGAATCGCAATTCAGTGATTTTAATTTTTTCTTATTAGTGTTAACAACTGTAATATTAGCTGCTGCGGGATATGTTATCAATGATTATTTTGATACAAAAACAGATTTGTTAAATCGCCCAAAAACAGTTGTTGTCGGAAAACATATCAAAAGACGTTCTGCAATGACATTACATATTGTACTTAACATTGTGGGTATTGTTCTCGGATTTTATATCTCCCTGCAAATTAATCTTTGGAAATTGGTTTATATATACGTGCTAATCACAGGATTACTGTGGTTTTATTCTTCTTCATACAAAAAAATGTTTTTAATCGGTAACATTATAGTAGCAATACTAACTGCTCTTGTTCCGCTAATGACAGTATTATATGAAATTCCGCCGTTAAATGCAAAATACACTGAAGTCCTTTTAAGGATTGGTGAAAATTTTTATGATGTCTTCTTTTGGATTATGGGATTTTCAGTATTTGCATTTATAACAACCTTGAACCGAGAGATTATAAAAGACGCTGAAGATTTTGAAGGAGATAATGCATACGGAAGCCGCTCTCTTCCTGTTGTTGCAGGTCTGAAAACCACAAAGGCAGTTACAATCTCTGTCAGTTTTATTATTATTATTTTGATTATTTTTTCTTACTTTAAGTATGTTTTTATTCCGGAAGTAATAGATTATATTTCTATGATATATATATTTATTTTATTGATTATTCCTAATTTATACTTGGTTTATAAGATATATAAAGCCAAAGAAAAAAATGATTGGAAATCAGCCGGAAATTTATCCAAATTAATCATGCTGTTTGGAGTACTGTACGCATTGGTTGTTTGGTATAACTTTTATTATTAA
- a CDS encoding Maf family nucleotide pyrophosphatase, which yields MKNISNKKLLLASKSPRRKQLMEDAGFEFEIINSKKLTEKIPKHISNEEAAVYLAEYKANAYKDQISENTVLITADTIVCLNNKILGKPKDHEEAFQMIRSLSGKKHKVITGVTIISADKSISFSSSTDVYFKEMSDEEINYYINNYKPFDKAGAYGIQEWIGLTCIEKIKGSYFNVMGLPIQKVCEALKEF from the coding sequence ATGAAAAATATATCAAATAAAAAATTATTGCTCGCATCAAAATCACCTCGCAGAAAACAATTAATGGAAGATGCAGGTTTTGAATTTGAAATTATCAATTCAAAAAAACTGACTGAAAAGATTCCCAAACATATTTCAAATGAAGAAGCTGCCGTTTATCTCGCTGAATATAAAGCAAATGCATACAAAGATCAAATATCCGAAAATACCGTTCTTATTACTGCGGATACCATTGTTTGTTTAAACAATAAAATACTCGGCAAACCAAAAGATCATGAAGAAGCATTTCAAATGATTCGATCATTATCCGGAAAAAAACATAAAGTCATCACCGGAGTAACAATTATATCTGCCGATAAATCAATATCTTTTTCTTCATCAACAGATGTATATTTCAAAGAAATGTCTGATGAAGAGATAAATTACTACATCAACAATTATAAACCTTTTGATAAAGCCGGAGCATACGGCATCCAAGAATGGATAGGCCTCACATGTATAGAAAAGATTAAAGGCTCCTATTTCAATGTCATGGGCTTACCAATCCAAAAAGTCTGTGAAGCTTTGAAAGAATTCTGA
- a CDS encoding fibronectin type III domain-containing protein has translation MKRALLSVLIILSISFQACEKKTVEEEKPTVKEIKVTAISGSPDVIGLQWDNIEGVFWYFVSYAKTGEELVEQAGFQDTENSSINYLIENLEAETEYDIIVKGKDYLSGGELIAESRLITISTQAEL, from the coding sequence ATGAAAAGAGCATTATTATCAGTTTTAATAATTTTAAGCATAAGTTTTCAAGCATGTGAAAAGAAAACTGTTGAAGAAGAAAAACCTACAGTTAAAGAAATTAAAGTTACAGCTATTTCAGGCAGTCCGGATGTAATTGGATTACAATGGGATAATATTGAAGGTGTTTTTTGGTATTTTGTTTCTTATGCAAAAACAGGTGAAGAATTAGTGGAACAAGCAGGATTTCAAGATACTGAAAACTCATCAATAAATTATTTAATTGAAAATTTAGAAGCTGAAACAGAATATGATATTATTGTAAAAGGTAAAGATTATTTATCAGGGGGTGAATTGATAGCAGAAAGCAGATTGATTACAATATCAACTCAAGCTGAATTGTAA
- a CDS encoding PIN domain-containing protein — MKKYLLDTNICIHFLKGEYNLDKKIRDIGFENCFVSEITILELLFGVENSVETKKELNRQVFKHFYKLIEQNIVLINSSFETYAIEKVRLKKIGKLIAEFDMLIGCSAIANNMIIVTRNIKHFERLSGNKTENWIDEKYIK; from the coding sequence ATGAAAAAGTATTTACTTGATACTAACATCTGTATTCACTTTTTAAAGGGAGAATACAATTTAGACAAAAAAATTCGGGATATTGGTTTTGAGAATTGCTTTGTTTCTGAAATTACTATACTTGAATTATTATTTGGTGTTGAAAATAGTGTTGAAACAAAAAAAGAACTAAACAGACAGGTATTTAAGCATTTTTATAAACTGATAGAACAAAATATTGTGTTGATAAACAGTAGTTTTGAAACTTATGCAATTGAAAAAGTCAGATTAAAGAAAATTGGAAAATTAATTGCTGAATTTGATATGCTGATTGGATGTTCGGCAATAGCAAACAATATGATAATTGTAACCCGAAACATAAAACACTTTGAACGTTTATCAGGAAATAAGACAGAGAATTGGATAGATGAAAAATATATCAAATAA